A segment of the Trifolium pratense cultivar HEN17-A07 linkage group LG7, ARS_RC_1.1, whole genome shotgun sequence genome:
AATGAAACAATATCTATAATATTAGGCAAAGAGTGgtagtaaattaataaataaggaCGAACAACACGAAAGACATACATTGTTCTTAATAAATTTAGCACGTTGTGCGAACTTCAATGTGCTTAATGTCTCGAGCGAACAACTGCAAGAGTTAGTAATTTTCAGTAACATATAAAAGTATTTAACTATATGCAGATAATAAATTTAATGTGGTTAATGACAGAAAAAAAGGTAATACAAAATTGGACAGTGAGATAAAGAATCTAGTTAATATGACAAACAAGCAAAACATTGAAACTTGTTGATTCCTGGATCCGAAAACTCTTTATGCAAAAGAAACCAAGTCCTTATGCAAAGACGTTTTGAACATTGAAGAAGGGGATTCACTGACCAAATGGAGGGACTGATATTTGCAATTATGATAGTCTTTGAATTTCCCCCAAGAGAGTCCTGAAAGGAAAAGACAAACACTGATCAGATTAATCGATCATATGCAGCTCcttattgataaaataattcaGGCACTAGTAAGTAATTTTTTGCCTAACATTCATTAAACGATATTTAGATACCGTTGCAACACTCGCTATAAGTTTAAATTACTATTAGGCCAGAATATCACTGCAAGTAGCATAAAATTGCAGCTAGAAACTTGCACAATGAAATATGCAAAGATATATATTCCAGGTCTTTCATCCATATAATGTTTATGGTTTAGAGTTTAGCGAAGTTTCCAGTTTCACTTTCAGAACCAACTTTTAGATAGGGAAAGAAATGAACAAACACATCGTAGATTTGTAGTATGTACTAGCTTTTTTCATCTGCTTAGGTCAGTATGAAGGCAATAAGCTTCTAGCTCCATATTGCTGATTCTATAGCTCATTTATTAATAATACTGCATACTTGCACCATAATAAAACTATAGAAGggtaatgtaaaaaaaaaaaacataacagtTCCTTCCCGGTAATTAATCCATTTTAAAACACTGATATCTATTGCAAGGATTTTTCAGATGTTGAAATCTAATTGTGAACTGGGACCACCTATGCAACACGAATCTAGAAATTTTGGGCACCGACCTGAAGTAAAAATGTGAGCTTTGAATCACGGTAAGGAACGTGGTGTGACTTCCCATTTGATATGCTTACCAGGTTCATAATCACAAGCCTGCAGTTTTAATATTATCACCTACAAGGTCAGCTTTTAAGTGGAACACCACTTTGATAAAATAGAGTAACCTAAAGTTGTCAATGACAATACTGACCCCAAAGTTGAAAGAGACTTGTTGATATTAGTAGCTTCCTTGAGGCGTTCTCCTTCTGCGCCAGAACTCTTTTGCCTAATGTCAAGAAAGATATATAGGTAAACAGGCATACAACCCTTGCAAACCATGGTGACATAACAGGAATCCAAACATTCATACACACATTTACGAACCAATTACCTCTCAGATCCAGCCAAATCAACAAGATTGAGTCGAGCAAATCGAAAGTGAGTTACACCTTGAGATTCCCACTAACAACAAATAGGTAATTAATGTCTCGTAACCAAAAAACAATATTAAGCAACTCTTTTGCACgaattagaaggaaaaaaaataaataaattactcactTGACTCTCAATGATGCAAGTAAATACACTATGAGAACGGCTGCTAGCACGATTCATATTAGTAGCAGCCACCTTTCTGTTTGCAGCACCCTAAATAAAACCATAACTTGTAATGAATGTCTTTTAACAAGTACGTTGAAGAGAGATGAGGTTCATGTGCAAAATTAAAGAAACAgtactgaaaaataaaaatataggcTGTTTTCTCTCAATTTTGGAATTGCAAAATGCCCAATAGTGATACAAAATGGCAGatagtttcaactttcaaccaaaaaccaaaataatactCAAAAGTAAAGGTAGGTGCATTACATACCTGAACAAGTAGCTGAATGACATCTCGAGCATTAGCTGTTTCTACTTCCTTAATATTTTCCACATAAACAcctttcttgttgtcttctcttatctgccacattatttttgtttaaaaaaaaaagaagcagaaAGTTGTATGATATAAAATGCCTCTTTAAAACACTGAAGAAGTGATGTGAATAGTTAGTCATTACCTGCAGATTGTTAGATGAAGGGTCCAAAAGATCAAGGATCTGTTCATTGTATATCTCCAAGAAAGAACATTTGCATGTGAATTTTAACTTCTCATCTCTACGCGCCTCTTTTTCCTGGTGCATTACAGCAATAACAGGCTAAAATTAAATTCGTGCAAATATAACTACATGAATAGAGGCATATTGAGACTGAAATTAAGACTAACCCATATCAAAACTGAAATTAACCAATTAAATTTGAGTGTTAAAAAGTGAAAACTTAAAGTATTATACAAAATGTTCTCTGTTGAATACCATAACAAATTATACCTTCTGAATCCTTGAAAACAAGTGCTCAAATATTCTTGGTGTCATACCACAGTTGACACTGTGTCTTCTAGTTCCTCCTTCAATGTCACCGAGCATGGTGTGCGTCTTCCCACTTCCAGTCTAAATGCATAAACAATTATTTTCAGTATCGTAATATTGTTAAAAAGGTAAAATAATCTACAACAGATCACAAAAAGCTTTACCTTCTCATATTTTAGATACCACGATATGAAACACTTTTTCCTCACTTTAATATACTATAATAAGTCTATAATATTGATCTAAACAAACTAACTAAAATAACAAGAACAGGGGAATCAAAATATCGACTCACTTGACCATAAGCAAACATGCAGCTGTTGTAACCTCCCATGCAATTATCTACCATTGGTAAACCAGCTACTTTAAAGAGGTTCTCCTGTTACATTAGTTATGCAAGTGGGAAAATCAAGcttcaaaagagaaaaaaaacaaaaaatacaactaCAGCATTGACATTTAAACTTTCACAATAGTTATAATTTCACCCAACAAAAATTTACCTGGCTAACATTCTCGTCTGCAACAAGATCAAAAGTAAATCGTGCCTCGGGAGGTCCAGTCCATGCAATTGTCTGACAACTCTCTTGTCTAACACATTTGCTGTTCCCTTGAACCGATATCTCGTTATTACTAAGAGGACGCATTCTAATTATAACCTAGCtcacaaaaattaaacaaaatcaaacttaaTTAGCTTAAACCAAGTTATAACCCTACTTCATTCCTAAACTatatggataaaaaaaaataaccataACCATGTATGatatatcaaatataaaatctttAAATACAAATTCATAGCTACACACACTCTAGTTATGAGATTCAtttaatcaaagaaaaaattcacaaaaagcAAAAAATCGCTATCTAATAGACTAACGAATTTCCTAATTAAAATTCATTgcacaaaattgaaaaacatttgAATAAAACTGCTTCTAGAAACACTACAAAAGCTTCAATTAGATCTTACTaagttaaaattgaaattgtaCCTGCACATTATGATCTTTCCAGAAAGAAGGATCTTCACACAATTCAAAGCTTTGAATTGACGAAACCGCAGCACTACTTTGTCCAACAACAACTTCATCATCCCAATCGATAATGTTACGAACTGCAGAGCTTTGAATTAGATTATCCTTAGCCGCTGATTTGAGAAGATCTGGAGTGTTCTGAATCAGCGAAAGTTGTTCGGATGGATGATTCTGGAAACCGAATCTGCTTTTGATTGCACTTGCAGCCTCTGATAGAAACGGCATTGTGCAGTGAAACGGAGCGATTTCGATGGAAGATTTGTGGAAATGGAGTTTGGAGTTTTTAGGGTAGAGTGAAATGAATGAAGAGGGAAATGAAATTTGAAGTGTGGTGGATTTGggaatgatgaagaagaaagaaaattggGGTTGAGTGgatgagagagaagaagatTCTGTGATCTAACCGTGGAGAATGATTGGTTTGAACGGTGTGGATGGGTTTAAATTCAAAGTTTGGGACCGTTTGAGGTTTGGAGTTTTGAATTTTCGATGATGGTGCCAAAGATCTAACTTTACCTTCCCCGTTTATTCACGGTGGTGTATttcgttttattttttatttttttaaatatttattgtttatgtttattaattagtttaatgaAGATACATTCATTCAccgtataaaataattttacacaatcattcaataaaaaattattgatttgtGGGATGAAGTGGCAGAAATCATATTATTATTGGTTTATAGTGtacaattattttacaccgttagATACATTaagttttttacaatttttttttgacatagatgatatttattttgattgtaTATTTGAGCTTTTTCTTTTCGTTAAATATTAAGACTGAATTTTATTATATGGGACTGaagttcaaattaaaaaattaaaaaagtgtgTAGTCGTGCAAGTTTGTGTATTAATAAGTCGGccctaattttcttttcttgaagtctccttcttcttcttcttccttgaGTGGTGAGGGGGTGGTTTTAGGTCttttttggcctaaaatcacccatctgcattttattttcctctcgtttaatttaaataagtgattttcacataacCAAGTTTTTTAGTTTGTTCTTTTGTTGTGATTTTAGTCGTCTAAGTGCGGCAGTGTGTTGGTCGTTGTCCGGTTGGTGCGGCGTTTTGGATTATCCGTCGTGTTACGGTGTTTgtttagttcatattgaaagatTAACTTCAATtaattgcagattcaatcaatgatttggacGTCAACGTTGCAGATAAGCATGGACATTTCggtgactttaattttatcatattactCGTATGCATtgtgccgttgtatgctattaacttggatgttgtgagtttgttcgcagattcatccttttcgTTTTTAGCGAAGTTGAATTTGTACTTGCATCTGATGTAttctatcaattattggaatgaatgaacatcttatttttagtaaaaaaaaatattaagactGGATTTTGTTAatcttctatatatatatatatatatagatatataaaataattagacCTAAATGAAGGACAAGaacaatttcaacaaaaatataaacaacGAAATACACTTGTTATTAATCCTAGGTTTGATCCTCTCTGGTttcattgtaacaaaaaaaaaaaaaacaacgaaCGACAAGCTGCATTATTAATCTTTTTTGGTTCTatcaattcttttaaaattcTCATTCATAGATCTAGAAGACATTGTTAAAGCTACTTTGCCACCGACTGCCACTAGATCACCGCAACTTTTTGAAGAAGATCCACAATCTTTGTTATGAAAAGTCAAGAGTGTTAAACACAAATGTTACAAAAACATGTTGATTGTTAGAATACAGTTTCTCATGTCATGACACGTTGCTTGAAGCAGATTTGAAGGTAGTTCGTTCCATAGTAAAAGTCTTGATCCTCATTCACACAAGTGAGAAAACCTTAATCAAGTCCATACATGCATGCTTCCCTCCTACCCACCAGTTGATCTTCCTTCCTCCAGGTCAAAAAGTTCATATGTGCCTCTTTCTTCACATATACTTTCCCTGTTAAAGTTATGCATATATTTGAAACTTGGAAGCGGGCAAGCCTCATCAATATGAAACAATGGAATCGTGAGGCGATACTCAAGTATAATATGATACTCTAGCGGTGAGTCAAATGTAAAGCATGTGTTGTTTGCAAACACCCAAAAACAACTTTCTGTCTTGTGGTCAAATCAAATTTTACTTTCATGTTCTAgacaattttactaaaaaatacaCTCGCCTAAATGTGGTGGGCGTTAGGGGGGACAATGTCCTTTGATAATAAATTATTGAAGTTACAAATTGGAATCGTATCTCGAAGATCATTTAAAGTACAGTCAAATTGTAGTTTATACCACATATCCCACTATTTCTCAATATATTGTCCTATAATAACACCTAACGTTGGAACCTACGTGCCACAAAAGTGTATGAGGCAGCCTATACTACCAAATAAAAACACAACccccaactttttttttttttttggtcaggtagcctagtggcttgaaattccacctttaaagatgcaCAACCCCCAACTTTAATAGTGATATATGATGAACATCTTTTATCAACCAAATAGTCTGGATCATAAACACCCGCAACAATATCAGAAATAGGAACAAAGTTAAATGGTGACCATGTTACAATATTGTTGTGAATATCAACAGTAATAATACCATACTTAAATTTAAGTTTTAAAAGGGACAATTTAATTGTTAAATAACTTATCAACCAAATAGTTTGGACCAtgattctctctcttttttttttgtttaaaggtTTTGTATGCCAATGTTTGAAATTAATTTCATAGACTGATTTTTTATGGATTTGTTCAAATGACATATGTTTTAGggtttctaattttctttttcaatgaCATAATTCGTTTTAATTATTTACATTAATCACtacaataaatattaaaatgattAGTTTTAACATGAATCTAGTTTGCGAGGACTAAAATAGAACATCAggaaccaaaaacaaaacattatatatttacaaagactaaaataaaaacGTTACAGtcccataagtgtagctcaaatagTAGCTACTAGAGATATTATTGGAGTggctggggttcgaaccccggatttcacacttctccacatttaaaggtgtgaaattctagccactaggctatctgaccaaataaaataaaataaaaaagtttcgtgaacatagctcagttggtaggacattACAGACTGCTTTCGAACAGTAATTCTTAATTCGATTGATAGGAACATGGGTGAGATGAGTAGCTCAGCTGTTTAAGTTAGTTGAGCTAAATGTTATAGAGCAAGAGGTCCATGATTCAAGTTCtgacaaaaagagaaaaagactaacataacattgtaatactaacaactaactttgtttataaaaaaatcgtCAGGGACATTGCATTGTAGTCGCTagattacttaaaaaaaataaaaaaataattttacaagtgCTAAATCTAAAATCTTGCATCaactatttttcatatttatatatttttttttaacataaccAATTTATCCACGCATCGCAAACACTGTTTGGCCTTTGAATTGTTGAATTAAAATACTTAGTAAATGAATAAATGATCATTTATTAATACAACAACTTgcaagagaaagagaagagagaagcAGTTGGAGAAAGAGGAAGACGAAGATAGAGTGTTGGTGAGTTCAATCAACCAACAAGTTAACattttcacattcattcattcgTGATGGACGAGGTCATGACAACGGCAGATGTAACGGCAAGCACGGCTTCATCGTTATCCCCTTCAATACTTCCTTCCAATCTTCCTATACTCTCGGCTTTTCTCTCTTTCGCTCTCGCTCAGTTTCTCAAGATCTTCACCACCTGGTGCGTTCCAAATTCACACGTTTACGATTTCAATTTTCTGTTTTCCAGTTTCTCAATTATGCAATTTACGGTTAATTAGGGATAAACTAAAATAGATCTCAATTATCCGTTTGATTAGGTTAATTTTGAGAGTACTTGGGAGATTATTTTATGCGGTTTATGACTTGATTTCTATATCGTTAAGTGTTATTCGTTTACATGATTCGAGTATTTGCCTCTGTGTATGTTTGTAATTGTTTGTTTCCATATTCTAGAGgtttagaattgattttgatcaGTTTAGGGTAGAATTTAATTTTGCctctaaaattgattttactcCAAGTTAGAAAcggtagcttctgattctagaatttgttcaactcacttttacatAAATGCATCCAGATATAAATCATTTTACCTTCAACTTGATTTTAGCTAGAAACAATTTTAGAGAAtcaattaattcaaaatcaacaaTTTGGTTCCACTTGTGGAGGAGACAAAATTGATTCTAGaggtgtagaattgattttgacatgtttgtcTGTTCACAAGTGTActagtagaattgattttgcctcTATACTTGATTTTTGTCTCTACAATTTAGCCTGATTCCATGTTTGGAGCAGCTATTATTGATCATTGAGGTGTAAAGTTGATTTTgaccttttcttttttgttgctCTCTGGTAGAATTTTGCCTCCATGTTCAGGAAGAAGTGAAATTTGTTTAAACTATTTCTCACTTATTAAAAACAGGATTAAAAGTGAAAGCAGTGTGTTATTTTTGTAATTCAAACTAAATACAGAGAATGGAattagaaaatgaaaacaaaacccaaacagaccctaaaacTGTGTTTCGTTTCTAGAACTGGACAATTTTGTTATGCACTACTGTGTGAGATTGGAATTGGAAATGTGAGCTTAATCTTTTTCCCAAACTTTTCTCCTAGATACTCAGGTATAAGGAAAAGAGATGGGATTCTAAAAGGTTGCTTGATTCGGGTGGAATGCCTTCATCACATTCTGCGACTGTGTCTGCTTTGGCTGTGGCTATAGGTTTCCAAGAAGGGACTGCATCATCTGTATTTGCTATCGCCGTCATCTTGGCATGTATTGTATGTATTCTATCCATCTTCCATCCATtcatttatgataaaatatagtGCTCTGTTCTTGATTAGTTTTGACTTGCAACTTATTTCACTTTCACCGAAAGTTCATTCatggttttcatttttctgGTTTTTATGTCTGATTTGGTGTGCAGTGAATCTATGTTTTTTTAAGACCTTGGACGCTCTAATTCCTAAATATTTTATACTTGCTTAAGATAATTTCATTAGCATATTCAGCATTTCCATGACGATTGTCACAATGCTTCCATTGATAGAGTATTAGAAATTGCACTGTATGTGTTTGCAATCAACTATTTCTTTTATATGGTAGCTTGTAGTCTACGAATTTTGAGTTCATATTTAAATAACACCTTTTTGTGTCATGTAAACCACACTACTAATAGGAAGATGTTACAATGTgttgattattattttctttataattaTTTCTTCAATAGAAATTCATAAGAAGTATTTGACTAATGAGTTGAGCTTCCTTATTTTTGCTGCTATTTTCTGGTTAAAATGGTATTTGTTTAGAGCctggaaaaaataaatgtttttccTGGTACTTGGGGTTTATTGAGTTGAATTTTGATATTCTTAACATAGTAGAGTGACAAAATTAGATTGTGTTACTTTTATAGGTAATGTATGATGCCTCAGGAGTTAGACTTCATGCAGGCCGACAAGCAGAAGTAAGTTCGTTTGCTTGGTGGTAGTGTTATCGACTTGCTTTACTTTTCCCCCttgctttatatatacacacGCTCATTTTATATGTTGCTTTCTGTCACATTGCAGTTGCTTAATCAAATTGTGTGTGAATTACCTCCAGAACATCCACTGTCCAATGTCAGACCACTGCGTGATTCACTTGGTCATACTCCACTTC
Coding sequences within it:
- the LOC123899408 gene encoding uncharacterized membrane protein YuiD-like, with product MDEVMTTADVTASTASSLSPSILPSNLPILSAFLSFALAQFLKIFTTWYKEKRWDSKRLLDSGGMPSSHSATVSALAVAIGFQEGTASSVFAIAVILACIVMYDASGVRLHAGRQAELLNQIVCELPPEHPLSNVRPLRDSLGHTPLQVVAGGLLGCLIAFLMRK